Genomic window (Pristis pectinata isolate sPriPec2 chromosome 38, sPriPec2.1.pri, whole genome shotgun sequence):
ccactctcctccccccattCTTACCTTCCCTCCACAAACGTTTCCTCTTCTCCGATCTTCCTTCTAAAAGTTCAGAGTCGGGATCTCCTTCTGCCATGGTTCCAGAGAGCAaattcacaaggtcacaagacaaaggagccattcggcccatcgagtctgctccatgagctaaactaaaactattcctatctagccccaatttccagccttttccccatatcccttgataccctgactaattagatacctagcaatctcctccttaaacgcccccaatgatcaggcctccacagctgtatgtggctaagaattccataaatccacgaccctctgactaaagaaatttctcctcatcgctGTTCTAAAcgtgtaccctctaattctaagagtgtgccctctagtcctggactcacccaccaagggaaacagcttagccacatctactctgtccagtcctttcaacattcgaaatgtgtctatgaggtcccctctcattcttctgtactccagtgagtacagtccaagagctgacaaactcTCCTCATATGTAAATTCCGGATCAAGACTTGATGTCGGAAAGGATTTGTCATTCATCTGCTCCCTTGCCAGCCCTCTGGACCTAATCTTTCTGTCACGGTGCGTTCATTAATTTCAGCACCTCTGtaacccaccccctctctcctttcCCCGTCCCCTCACCGCTCCTCCCTCCTCGTCCCTCCTCCCTTGGACCTTCTGTTGCAGAAGGTCGTGGGTTTCGATCAGAAAGCTCCTCCACCCCACTTCACTGTAATAAGATCACATCTGATCTGATTCtaaccttattctgcattcccgtccaccccaccaccaccttttgtGCCCCCCCACCCGCTTATCGAGAATTGATATCCCTCCTCTTTAAAAGAAATATTGGAAATCTTGCCTTCCACCGGCCTTagaggaagagtgttccaaagaaTCATTGccctctgagagagagagaaattcttCACCTCTGTTGTAAATTGACTGCCCTTTCTTTGTAAACAGTGATTCTAGGTTCCCCCACAAGAGGGAACCCCCTGCTCTGCATCCACCCTGAGAAGACCCCTTGAGCCAATGAAACATACCCCAGGTACATTTCAATGACGtctcctttcactcttctaaccCCCAGcctaacctttcctcagaagacagcCCCCCTGTTACAGACACCAGTCAGGCAAACCTTCTCTGAAgtgtttcatagaaacatagaaaacctacagcacaattcagcccacaaagctgtgccgaacatgtccctaccttagaaattactaggctcacccatagccctctatttttctaagctccatgcacctacccaaaagtctcttaaaagaccctgtcgtatccacctccaccactgttgccggcagtccattccatatactcactactctgagtaaaaaaaaatttacccctgacatctcctctgtacctactccccagcaccttaaacctgtgtcctcttgtggcaaccatttcagcccaggAAAAAAGCCTCTGTCTATCCACAcgatcatcttataaacctctatcagctcccccctcatcctccgtcgctccaaggagaaaaggccgagttcactcatgctgttttcataaggcatgctccccagttcaggcaacatctgctgcTTTGCTCTTGGATTTGTCCTCTTTATCTCCTCCTGTCATAGCCTCTCTACCATTTGATTGACTGAACCTTTGCCCCCTTGCCTTCACAATTTAGTTTAAAATCCCCACTGCTCCATAATTCACAGCAACACTGGTCCCAACGCACTTTGTACAGCATTCCAATGCTATTCCCATTTTCACCTGGCACAAGTGCCCCATAAACTGGCCACATGTTCACTTCCTTAAGGCTCTCTAAGGCCTTAACACCAGTTTGCATGTGGCTTgggtaataatccagagatttccaccaccccctctccccaggtACTGCTCCCCGTACCCCTATTTGTCCTGCCTTTGTCACTGAAtgcatccaccccctcccaatGCAAGTTCCTCTTCCAGCCCTTAGCCCACGTCCTGAACCCTGGCAGCCGCTCCCCAAACCCGAGTGCAGGAAGCTCGGCTGCCAAAACCTGGTGATTGAAGAGGATGCCGGAGAAAGCAACGGAGGTTCAGCAACTgaggggagtgctgcacagtcagaagGACAATATAGATGGAGCAGCCAAGTTacggagggagcgccgcactacCGGAGGGACGATGCTGAGGGAGTGGTGCACTACCGGAGGGACgatgctgagggagcgccgcacaaCCGGAGGGACGATGCTGAGGGAGTGGCGCACTGGTGCAGGACCCTGCCGAGGGAGCACCGTATATTCAGAGGGGCGGTGCAGAGGGAGCGCCGCACCATTGGCGGGGCGATGCCGAAGCAAGAGTGCTGCGCAGTTGCGGGCTCTGCTGAGCAGTGACTGCATTGGCAGAGGATCTGCCTTTCAAGCATGTTAACTGAAAGATTTAAATCCTTGGAAGAGGAACAGGAGGGTACTCCTCAGATTACTTGGAGCCCTCACTCAAAGTCATTATAAACTCATGCAATGAAAcgaactgctgcaggaactcagtgggacaggcagcgtctgtggtccTGCCCCTGCTGAggcagcttgacccactgagttcctccaccagtttgatGCTCtgctttccagcacctgcagcctcttgtgtctccattaaaagcTCATGTTCTGGTTATTATTTTTGGGAGCTGTAGGCACATCGACAGGACACCACAGGGAATCAACGACTGTCCTGGATCAGGATGGTACACATTATGATTTAGCTGAAGTTTAGTAGTTGTTGTGGTTTGTAGTAATTTGATGTAGTGTCGTAGTTCTTGCAATAAACTTGCTTCTTGTTTTTAAAGTGTGTTTCCTGCGCTGATTTGCCGAATTATCGGGGTTTTGCACAACTTGTGGGAGTTGCAGGTGGCGGGGGGGGTTTTTTTGGAAGGGTTGCCCCGCACAAAGATGGCGGTGGCCGGGCGGGGCGGAAGTGACGGCGGGCGGGGGCGGAAGTGCTGGGCTGTAATTCGGCCTGCGTGTGAAGATGGCGGTGGGTCCGGTGCTGTGGGCGCTGCTGGTGGCGGGGGCGGCGGCCGTCGCCATGCCCGGTGGCCTCTTCCCGGTCTCCGTGCGGGACCCCGGGGTGCTGAACGCCACCCGGGTGGCCGAGGAGGCCTTCAACCGCCTCTCCAATGAGCTGCATTACAGCGCCGTGGCCGAAGTGGTGTCGGCCCAGAcacaggtgggggggagggggggtaagagagaggggggagggggggtaagagagaggggggtggggggggaggggggggtaagagagaggggggtggggggggagggggggtaagagagagggggtggggggagggggtaagagagaggggggtgggggggaggggggggtaagagagaggggggaggggggtaagagagagggtggggggaggggggtaagagagaggggggtgggggggagggggggtaagagagagggggaggggggtaagagagagggtgggggggagggggggtaagagagagggtgggggggagggggggtaagagagagggggtgggggggaggggggaagggagagggaggggggaggagatggggagatgaGATGGGAGAAatagggggagaggaggggcgtcgggagtggttgagggagggggtagtgggggtgggtgggggaggggggagggagtgagggggagggaggggggaggggttggggtgaggggagggagtggtgggggataGAGGGAAGAGGTTGTTGggcagagggagatggggagggagtgttggggagtgggaaggggtgaGAACGTGttaattccacacacacacacacacacacacacacagcactggaggtcgggatccaGCCCGGGTCCCAACCCTGCGATGGAAGGGCAGAGGCTCTCCTGTTTGGCAGGGTAACTCAGTGAGTGACGTTGACCCAGCACTGACCACTATGGATCACTGGGAGCACAGTGTTCACAAACAGACCCTGGATCTTGGTTGGGGACAGCATTTTCACAGGCTCAGTCACAGACAAGGGGTTTCACTCAGTGGTCTGTGAggaatctttttttatttcaaaaacaaactgtATTCATAATAATATATACAAACACAAAAACACGGTACAAAACTGTTTACCTTACTGTCGTTAAGTAAACTTAACACTGTTTTGAAATCACAGTGCCATTGCCCCTCGTGGCACCCAGGAGCGATACACCCTTTtgttgttcgaggggcttccccaccagactcagcccctccatgtgcggtagtggaaggagcccagatcGTGGCCCTTCCCTGCCGAGCTTTCGCATTGGCTGCCCCAAGCTTCAGTACATCCCTCAGCATGGACTCCTGCAGCCCGgactgtgccagccggcagcattccccaaGGGAAAGTGGTGGTTATTTACTGTTTGCCACTGACCTGACTGTCGGGTGTTCTTGCAGGTGGTGGAGGGGTTACTGTACCACATTAGAGTAGTGCTGAGAAGCACTACCTGCAAGAAGTCAAGAAGCCTTAGGAATGGTTTTCAGAATTGTCGCTTCCTCAATGATCCTCGCTATGCCAAGGTAAGTGAATCGCCCGCCGGTgtaggaggggagagggagggtccCCTCGCTGGGGCGCTGGATCTCGGTGGGGGCTTGGGGGATTGGATGTCATTGATTCTGCCGGGGTACACGGGTGACTCCTTTAGTTAATGTGCCGACCTCTGCTTTTCCGACAGAAACGAATCTGTGACTTTAAAGTCTGGAGCCGCCCGTGGCGCAAGTTAATTCAGGTGACCAGTCAGAATTGCTCCGTGGTAACCGAGTGACCGGACCGCAGGATCCTGCGACACACGCTGCGTGTATAAGTCTGCTAAAGCAATATTACTAATCACTGGGTCAGCCCCAGTGACCTCAGCAGGATACTACTCTTAACCTAGCACTTTACCACAGCCCTGGGCACCCACATAGCGGCACCTCTACACTACACACACGTGCGTGTGTGCACTTGCTCGCTCATATTTCCAGCGCCAATACCTCcccacgtgcgcacacacacccCCTTACCCACCCTCACACCCCCTTACCCACCCTCACGCCATGTTTGAATTGGAACAGTTCgtgctcagcacagacttggcaggccgaatggcctgttcctgtgctgtgctgctgtaAGTTCTATGTCCATTAGCATGTCCTGTTCCATCTCATGGGCTGAGCTATTACCAACTTAATTGTATTATTAAATAATCTGCAAATGTCAATTTTCTAATCAAATATTACTTTACACAATAAACATTGCATTATCAATTGGTCTCTGTTTGGAGCATTGTCTAAAGTGGAGGCCATCAGAGGAGCTGATGGTGTGGCACCtatttcccttatccctctgggtGCTGGGGGCCGTGGGCTTGGGAAATGCTGCGGGATGGTTTCAGGCTGTTTCAGGACTCGGAGCCTCACTCATCCAGGCAGCCGGAGGGTGAGTCTTGCAGCAGGGGCCAAGGTACCTTGACGAGGAGGTGCTTATTTCGGACTCAGGTAGAGCCGTCGCGAATCTCTTGAACGTTCTACCCCGGATGGCAGCGGAGGCTGGaccactggggggtggggggcgggggtggggaatATTGGAATTCTTGAATgatcggggaattgaggacaATGGGAAGCTAACGCAGAAGAGGTTCGGAGTGggattgaggggccaggtggacGAGTTCCTCCTGTCCCATCGCACCACTGATTCATGTGTAGATGGTGTCAGAGGACTGAGTGGCCACACTGCTGTCGCTAGCAGACCTGCTGCCTGGATTTTAGCACAAAGTGCCGCTAAACTATGAATAACACAATCGCCACTCGTTCATGTGTTTATTAATAAATCAGCTTCTAACAGCATAAAATCTGGAAGACCTCGGTGATCTCGGGTCATGACGATCAATAAATAGCGATTAAGGATTAATTGGAGGATTTTTGGGAAGATTACATCTCTGGCGGGGCAGCTCCCTTCAGAGGAAAGCATCACACCACTCTCTCAGACAACGGTAGCAGTCCTCTGACTGCCTGTTCCCAGCGTAGCACACCTGCCTCATCCAGCTCTTGAAGGCGACTTTATCCTGCTTCAGGAGCAGGAATTGACCCAGGACGTCCTTAGCCTGAAACAGGGAGCAGAGAACAGAAAGGTGTAACAGCCAAGCTCTGCGGCGTTCCCTGAAAACCAGCCTGCACCCGACCTGAGGGGAGAGGTTGGTCACTGCGTCTGGTGACCTCCCAGCCTTTTCCATGCTCAGGGAATCTCTGGGTGGGGGCCCTGAATATCGCTGGCCCCAGTCTGATTCCCAGAGTGTCTCAGGGTTCCCTCCTGCTCATCGTCAAGGCTAAGAAGCTGGGGTGGGTCTAAGTTGGGCAGAAACCGCAGGAGGAGAAGCAAAGTgcactccccccaaccccccccaaaTCGGGAATCGAGCCTGCAGCGTGGCTGTTAGAGGCCGAGTCCTGGAGGAactggtgtataagatgataagaggcattgatcgtgtggatagtcagaggcttttccccagggctgaaatggtggccacaagaggtttaaggtgctggggagtaggtacagagatgtcaggggtaagttttttactcagagagcggtgagtgcgtggaacgggctgccggcaacggtgtgGAGGCGGATTCAATAGGGTTGTTTCAGAgacctttggataggtacacggagcttagaaagatagagggctatgggtaagcctagtaatttctaaggtagggacacgttcgacacagctttgtgggccgaagggcctgaattgtgctgtaggttttctatgttttgttttaaagtaacTTTTGATAGTGCGACCAAAACTTAAGACAAAAACAATCAAAAGCAAATAGGCTGAACAGGGTCAAATGTCAGAACAAAGTCCGGAGTGTCATGGAAATGCCATTAGTGGAAAAGAGCGGAATTTCCTCAGTGTGGACATTCCCGGGACACAAGTGGCTGTAAGCTAGAGAAACAACAGcttatcttctgcctgggcacttGGCAACTCTCTGGAGTGAGCACTGaactctccaacttcaggtaagctGCTCCCTCACTGTGTCCCATTgcacccctctcaccccccagTCCTTTAGGACACCACTAAacgtggtgtcacaggtaggtagggtggtgaagaaggccttcatcagtcagggcactgagtataggagttgggaagttatataaGGCGTCAGtgcagccacacttggagtattgtgtaccgtttggtcaccctgttataggaaagttattaaactagaaatagagtttagaaaaggtttaccaggatgttgcctggacttgggggcctgagttacaagaagaggttgcgCAGAccgggactttattccctggaacgtaggagattgaggggtgacctgatagaggtgtataagatcatgaggggcatagacagggtgaaagcacacattctttttcccagggagggggtgctaagaataaggtttaaaatcagaggcgagagatttaaaagggacatcaggggcagtttcttcacacaaagggtggtgagtatttggaatgagctgccagaaatagtggttgaggcgggcacattactatatgaggttgtatgagacattcatgaggccaaatttggagtattgtgcacagttctggtcacctgactataggaaggatatcagtaagattgaaagagtgcagaggagatttaccagaatgttgccgggtcttcaggagttgagttacagggaaagattgaacaggttaggactttattccttggagcgtagaagaatgagtggagattatgaggggtatagacagagtaaatgcgatctggctctttccacctagattaggagagagaagtacgagaggatgtggctttagggtgaaagaggaacggtttagggggagcttcttcattcagtggtgggagtgtggaacgagctgccatctgatgtggtaaatgcaggctcactcttaagttttaagaataaattggatagatacatggacgggagaggtctggagggtcatggactgggtgcaggtcaacgggactagcggaataaagtttcggcacagattagaagggccaaatggcctgttttctgtgctgtagtgttctatggttctattagtagcatataaaagccatctagataagtccatgggtaGAAGCAGtgtagagggctctgggccaaaggcaggcagacgggaccagctcactgggcaacacagtcgagttgggctgaagggcctgtttccgtggtgtatgactccatgacctctcTAACGCTCAGTACTCACACTCCGTaacacctgatctgtcttaacttATCTCCATATcaaaagtccatgtgtgcacaggtgcaatgaaacacttacctgcagcagcgtcacaggtgcagagcatcaggtaagcagccaagaaaaatgtaaattaaacataagttctCCAAGGAATaacacaaaaaagaaaaaaaggtaaCACAGCAGgtaagcaggccctttggcccaacacatccatgctgaccaaagtgcctgcCGCAGCCGGTCCCACTTGCCGGTGTTTGGCTGACcgccctccaaacctttcccgtCCAGCtacttatccaagtgccttttaaccgttgtcgttgtacctgcctcagccacttcccccGGCGGctccttccacacacccaccgccctctgcgcGGAAGGCTTGCCCCCTCGGGTCccatttaagtctttcccctctcacattaatcCTGAGCCCTCTGGTcattggttccctttccctggttatctgtagaaagagaaacacctTCAGGTCggagacgcttcatcagaactgggatttcaacctgaaacattcgctctgcttccctctccgcagacactgactgacctgctgggtgtttctgcactttctgtttttattgcatatttcaagcagttttttttatttttcacatgGTTTTTGTCATAAACCTCACTGCTCCCACCCCCAGCTCTGCTGCGAAAACTGACACCCGACACCCCTCCTGTCCCCCCTGAGGAAGGGACGCTGACCCGAAACCTtgcctggtttctctttccacggataccGCCTGAGTTCTTCCGGTGTTTGTGTCTTTGTAGCAGattacagcaactgcagtttGACTCACTTTCATCCCCTGGGCACAAGTGGCGGTCATTTAACGacaagagcagtggatgttggagGTACATCAAGAGTGTGGGAAAGGCACAGGAAGATCAGGtcgcatctgtggcgagagaggagggagggagaaggaaactgggagagagagaggaggggagggggaagtgagaagggggagaaagggggagggagggggaatcaaaagaagggagcaagagagagagagaatgagggaatGTTTCACCTCCTGTCAATAATTCTGCCCCACTGTGTACCTTGCTTTCGAAAACTGACTTGTATTTTACCAGGGCTTTCCACCAGCTCCAGAGATCCTGAAACGCTGCCCAGTCCCTGTTGAAATGCAGCCGCCAGGTTGTGTGCAGCAGGTTCCCAGAAACGATAGTGTGACGACTGGTTAGAGAATCCCCTCAGGCACCCGGGACTTTGATGCAGTTGGTATGAAGTTTATCGTAGCTGGAGAAGCAGCTCTGCCTTGTCAATCAGGTCAGACCTGCTCTGCGTGATTGAGCCACCAGTCTCAGAGATCAGCAGACTGTGGTGTTAATGTATTTAGAGATAAGAAACTTGCTCCATCATTGGCTGTTGTGGGAGTGGGGGTGACTCGGGCGTATGTAGGACAATGTAATCAGCAGACAGAGATATACACTTATTCGAGAGCCACACAGCACCCGAGCAGGCCCTGTGCTGACCCCCAGTCGTCAAGCAACCATTGACACTCATCCCATTTCTTTCTCACCACACTCCctccggattctacccctcacccacacactaggggcaatttacaattaacccaccgatcccgcatgtcgttgggacgtgggagggaaccggagaacccgggggaaacccacacggtcacgggcagaaggtgcaaactccaaacacacacacacacacacgcacacagcgcccgaggtcaggattgaactggggtcccTGGAGCTGGAAGGCAGGGGCTTCACCCACTGCACCATGGTGCCCTCCGAAGTAAATGCAGGCAATGGGGAAAGTTACCGATGAACCTCACGATAAGGCATACCAGGAGGAATGTGGTAACCCTGACACCATCCCCGTGAGAATGAATAAAGTATTGGTTTAGGTATGAGACCACCAGACTGCAggtctgggggaggggaggcactCACCTCCTCAGATCACGTTGACTGAAAGAGTGAAGGCTCATTTTTGATGTGTTACCTTAGGATCAGATGATCCAGGTCACATGTAACCATGTTTAGGCTATAATAATCAGAGTAATTTGTGAGTTAAAGTATAATATTCACTGTATGATTTGTGAGTTAGGGAATAATAATCACTGTATGACTTGTGGTTTTTAAGTCACACCGGAGCTCTCTGTCTGAGTAGCTTTCTTGCATATACTCCAACAAACCAGTGAAATTCGGCACGACaacattgaccctcaccaatttttatcgatgcaccatagaaagcatcctatccggatgcatcacggcttggtacagcaactgctctgcctgtgactgtaagaaactgcagagagttgtggaggcagcccagcatatcacggacaccagcctcctctccgtggactctgtcgacacttcccgttgccttggtaaaggagccagcgtaatcaaaagccccactcaccccagacattctctcttctcccccctcccatcgggcagaagatacaaaagcctgaaagcacgtaccaccaggctcaaggacagcttctatcccgctgttataagaccattgaacggttcccaagtacgataagatggactcttgacctcacaagcta
Coding sequences:
- the LOC127587050 gene encoding cystatin-like; protein product: MAVGPVLWALLVAGAAAVAMPGGLFPVSVRDPGVLNATRVAEEAFNRLSNELHYSAVAEVVSAQTQVVEGLLYHIRVVLRSTTCKKSRSLRNGFQNCRFLNDPRYAKKRICDFKVWSRPWRKLIQVTSQNCSVVTE
- the LOC127587052 gene encoding barrier-to-autointegration factor A-like codes for the protein MKEKSVRELAGIGLVLGGRLEEKGFCKAKDVLGQFLLLKQDKVAFKSWMRQVCYAGNRQSEDCYRCLREWCDAFL